From the Lathyrus oleraceus cultivar Zhongwan6 chromosome 3, CAAS_Psat_ZW6_1.0, whole genome shotgun sequence genome, the window caatgaatttggatataaattttgcaacatttggattttttttgagaaagttatggccagttgaagttggacttctgagtttttcaactgttatctgacccataatgttttgtattattgcatgtgtttcttttaggaatatgaatttttgtccaacataacatttgaagtagacatcctaaattttgcaatgcacttggtcccacctcaaaataataaaaaatgagtgagttaggtccctgcgaacttgacccaaaattagggtttctgtcaaaacaagtgtatgtgaactttgccaaaagggaccaacttcaagccctttagtatgaatgataaaagcctcaaatgacaaaaccttcaacataaaagttgtatatcttttcaagataatgaatttggactaaaggtttgcatcatttgcagcttttatgagaaaggtatgggcacctgaacttggactctttgacattataactgttatctgacctataatgttttgtattattgcatgtgtttcttttaggaatatgaatttttgtccaacataacatttgaagtagacatcttaaattttgcaatgcacttggtcccacctcaaaataattaaaaatgagtgagttatgtccctgcgaacttgacccaaaattagggtttctgtcaaaacaagtgtatgtgaactttgccaaaagggaccaacttcaagccctttagtatgaatgataaaagcctcaaatgacaaaaccttcaacataaaagttgtatatcttttcaagataatgaatttggactaaaggtttgcatcatttgcagcttttatgagaaaggtatgggcacctgaacttggactctttgacattataactgttatctgagtcataatgttttgtattattgcatgtgtttcttttaggaatatgaatttttgtccaacataacatttgaagtagacatcttaaattttgcaatgcacttggtcccacctcaaaataattaaaaatgagtgagttatgtccctgcgaacttgacccaaaattagggtttctgtcaaaacaagtgtatgtgaactttgccaaaagggaccaacttcaagcccttcaacataacaataacaagtccttgaattagggtttttgacttataaatttttgttttatgatatgtgtttatttaagaattatgaaagaaacTTAATGTTTGGAGaatacacaaagataaatttgacataatacgaattgatattaataaaatttggattttacacaatgaatcctaatggtgatgaccgggatcacctaaccgacctccggtcccacatcccctagctatcctaacccttggccctaacccacgttgacgattctgaaccggtgtttgttcatctgatggtccaggagcgtcattaccgcctacaggagaagatccgttgaggtattgagccaactcagcatagtcttcagtattcaatgatggtgtaccggcgtagctgagctcatgacccatgccagagaagttggggtgtggttgactcatggatgggcgaccaggacggttgaagggggacatgggtgacaatgatgggtctaggaaaggttggaaaggttgttggggtgtttggaagagatatggttgtgggatgttttggtattgtgatgtttggggttcttggctacggtaggtgatggggcggttagtgttttgggtaaggcgactttggtagggtgatggtgtgggtgcgaagcgatgttcggtcgaaggttgatggtccatttgttggtggtggtatgggggatgttcttggttttggggttgggtgaatggcatgttttggttgtatgtttgtgtgtttgtggaacggaaagtttgtcggataggtggttgtgagtaattgggctgagaatgttgttgggggttagatgttgaggcttcttgtgtgtaagttgtctggcgtgggtcgtagaggtacatatcatcggcgatgaattgaaatccaactgatctataccaagccatataagtacgacttggttttacctcatttggcatgactgcgtcagttaagacatggtcatgacggtgcttccacttgcgacactctgatcttgcgaatTGTTGCAAagggttgaagttccattggtcgttcactttacgcatatgccattctcctaggctagctgggggatctgggatattctggaccataccaaactgcagcttcacacgatcggtgttgtgcagctccactgttgtgaaccgtattattggtgtgcatgttgtccatacggctgcgtcttcagggttgatctgatgctcatgatccatattaaggtatggacgccaaatgaactgaaatgttaaagacaataggatttaaatgaatgtagaaaaagtgaatataatatgaagaaataatgtaattattttgcttacgtctgccggtcgaaggtgatccaacaggttgcgatattgagtaatacagtgtctcggacatctgctgtaattcataccgcgtgccgaccatctacaccaaaaagttaaaataaattagttatgggtaataaactgtaaggaaggaagtaaagatatagcaatttaaacaacttacttttttgcatatggaaaagtgaaggggttgctattgaccggtgctagagacggtagtcttgaccatccccatgcttgtagcaaaacagcacatccagaaaatgtagaagtatctttgtggcagtttttgcacaaagaactatagagataggctagacatgcggatccccaactataactacctattctatctatttgtctaagtaaaggtaagtacataatatgcatgctagaaccactaccttcgggaaataaaaaggatcctagtaacaacataatgtaacacctagttttaATGATTCGAGCttcttcggtagaatgctcatctaaataaaaactattataatatgactttaggcgtgaaagtagtataccttgtcccctagcattatcatctaacaaatcaacgtttaaaagctccatgcaaattgaatttggaaagttggtcttaccattaacagctttgccttcaattcgtagtcctaaaagcatgtagacgtcttctaacgtcacggtacactcaccggttggaaaccaaaatgtgtgtgtctctggcctccatctttcgcataaggcgagaatgaatttgttatctatagaccaagacataattttgctaaggtgaccaaaaccggcaagttcaacataaggttgaatcaacGGGTCCATGtggacaaattcgtggactcgagtgcgaaaccttgagacatcctataatagaaataatgtaTGCTTTTTTAAGtcggtatttcaaaataaaatggggtaggtggagatgaaacataaaaaagaagtataagaaaatacttacgtatgtcgcgatgtttgcaactgttcctctgtgtgcctcgcccattgtgagtaaagacatattgttggggagttggtgtagatgaaaatggaagattttgttggagatgaaattgtaaaagaagtaatggagatgaagtagtgagaaatgtagatgaggtagtgagaatgttggtgtggaagaattgttgaaggagtggatcaatttataggcaaatggatgagTGCATGAAAaaatgtgtttgcatggtgtctccacctcatttggcgcCCATGTACATTATTTAGgagggggcgccattcaaattggcgacacccTAGGGCACATGCATGCAAGCctagttctgaatgcttggtttcaAGGACTGACTAAGGGGGGCGCCATTCAAACTGGCGACCATGTGCAAGTCCTAAAGGtaggcgccaatccaattggcgccaccCTTTGCATGCTCAACACGTGGCATTGctgtctcctgcatgctgaacaattcacttatggatggcttgcatgattgacacatcatctctgaccatcttaggtgtccgacacgtgtctgtcttgtctcctgtatgctgatgactagcttcttgatagcttgcctggctgacacatcaactcacactgtcttgcaggattgacaccTCATCTCTGACCgtcttaggtgtccgacacgtgtctgtcttgtctcctgtatGTTGATGACTACCTACTTGATAgcttgcatgacagacacattAACTCTTGACTACCTAtcatgcttgacacatcaactcacactgtcttgcatgacagacacctcatctctgaactagctagcatgcttgacacatcaagtcacactgtcttgcatgacagacacatcatctctgaaattacttgcatgcttgacacggtatctcagactagcttcaatgtgagacattaataccatctatttaagtgtcttactatcacattcatctgcacttgcaaaatacttttcatcttcaaaatacttttcatcttcactcactttcatctgcacttgcaaaatacttttcatctccaaaatgtcatcttcatcattatacagtatcaacgttcactgcaacggtgaaagttttgagtctgagcttcatggtttttgttttagaaacactgataccattagagtttcgatgaagagaaatgcaacctttttgcatttcaaaaaaagaatacaatcctttatacAGGGAGGTATTGTGTCAAGGATGACATATcagaatcctatattttttgagaatggtcaatgcaagtttttccccctaaagatacgagacgatgaagatgtgcaaagcatgtttcttagtcatgaacattcaggcatggattctatcgagttgtacattactttacaaccatgtataccgtctcaacagtctcaagTAACATATCAGGATCCAGCTGGTggagatgatgcagatgatgcacaatgctcagatgaactcaacccagaagcagaagtagaggtcgacgttgttgatgaagaagaagaggagactgagatacaggttgatcacatcctgaataacgacgatgaagatgagggtcaaccaccaccaatacctcctactcatgtctatattcctcctcaacatatgacaaatatggatcttcacgatgatgaaatgtccgacagtgtcttctacaatccgtatccgagaccagtaggagaattaaaggtgggagacatgtttcgtaccaaagaggaatgtgtcttggcaatcaaaaaataTCACATGAACAACTTTGTTGACTTTACGGTTAAACGCACTGATTCAAGAAGGTATGTTATTGAATGTTGTAACATGCTatgtaagtttcgtttggctgcatcttacaagaagagaaatgactcttgggagatcgcttcaatagacccaccacacagttgcgtcGCAACAACCGTTGCACAAGATCACCGTCAACTGAGCACAGCATTGATTTGTcgagacattctgccattggtaaacaaagacccatcagtgaaggtgagtataattatatcacatatccgaacaacatataattatactccatcttacaagaaagcatggattgcgaggacaaaggctgttgagcaggttttcggcaactgggaggactCATTCAAAGAATTACCACgatttttatgggcactaaaaacttatgtcccaggaaccgtggcaattctggagacagtgccagcaatgatgccagacggaacctgtgctacaggtaatagaatattccaccgtctcttttgggcatttgacccttgcatcaaaggtttcgcattctgca encodes:
- the LOC127126447 gene encoding altered inheritance of mitochondria protein 3-like, with the protein product MNYSRCPRHCITQYRNLLDHLRPADFIWRPYLNMDHEHQINPEDAAVWTTCTPIIRFTTVELHNTDRVKLQFGMVQNIPDPPASLGEWHMRKVNDQWNFNPLQQFARSECRKWKHRHDHVLTDAVMPNEVKPSRTYMAWYRSVGFQFIADDMYLYDPRQTTYTQEASTSNPQQHSQPNYSQPPIRQTFRSTNTQTYNQNMPFTQPQNQEHPPYHHQQMDHQPSTEHRFAPTPSPYQSRLTQNTNRPITYRSQEPQTSQYQNIPQPYLFQTPQQPFQPFLDPSLSPMSPFNRPGRPSMSQPHPNFSGMGHELSYAGTPSLNTEDYAELAQYLNGSSPVGGNDAPGPSDEQTPVQNRQRGLGPRVRIARGCGTGGRLGDPGHHH